A region of Rattus rattus isolate New Zealand chromosome 7, Rrattus_CSIRO_v1, whole genome shotgun sequence DNA encodes the following proteins:
- the Cript gene encoding cysteine-rich PDZ-binding protein: MVCEKCEKKLGRVITPDTWKDGARNTTESGGRKLNENKALTSKKARFDPYGKNKFSTCRICKSSVHQPGSHYCQGCAYKKGICAMCGKKVLDTKNYKQTSV, translated from the exons ATGGTGTGTGAAAAGT GTGAAAAGAAACTCGGCAGGGTTATCACTCCAGACACATGGAAGGACGGGGCCCGGAACACCACAG AAAGTGGTGGAAGGAAGCTGAACGAAAACAAAGCTCTGACTTCGAAGAAAGCAAG GTTTGATCCATATGGAAAAAATAAGTTCTCCACTTGCAGAATTTGTAAAAGTTCTGTACACCAGCCAGGTTCTCATTACTGTCAAGGCTGTGCCTACAAGAAAG GCATCTGTGCGATGTGTGGCAAAAAGGTTTTGGATACTAAAAACTACAAGCAGACTTCCGTCTAG